From Paenibacillus sp. PL2-23:
GCCGAAGCCGAGCACGGCAACTGTCGAGCCGAATAGATAGTTGCGCAGCAGCGTCCTCAGAAATGTGGAGTAGAGCTTGCGTGAATCAGGATCAGGAGAGCCTTTAGGAGAGCCTTCGATCTTCCGGTGATGATGGTGTGTCATGGGTAAAAGCCTCTCCTCTGTCGATGCTCGAAGCATCTATTTCTTCATATTTTACGTGCGGTTTGGCAGGAAGTACAGAGGGCTATGGCATGTTTTGGCGATATCGCTCCAATTCGAAGAGGGCCAACGAACGCGCATTCCGGTTGAAGTCCAACGGTAAAGCTACGTATAATGAGGAGCAGAATAGGAAAATGGAGGAGTATCCATATGGCAAATCAACAAGCATGGTCGCCGGCTGAGGTCGCCGGAATGATTGATCATACGATATTAAAGGCAGATGCGACCAAAGAGGATATTATGGGCGTGTGCCGGGAAGCGAGAGAGCATCAATTCGCAACTGTATGTGTGAACGCGGGCTGGGTGAAGCTGGCCGCAGCGGAGCTGAATGGCAGCGGAGTTGGCATTACAACGGTAGTCGGCTTTCCGCTGGGCGCGACCAGCACGGCGTCCAAAGCGTTCGAGGCGAAGCAGGCAATCGAGGATGGCGCGACCGAAATCGATATGGTGCTGAACATCGGGCTGCTGAAATCAGGAGATAAGGATGCTGTTCGGCAGGATGTCGAAGGCGTAGTGGCGGCGTGCAAGAGCAAAGCTGCGCTTAAGGTTATTCTGGAGACCGGCATGCTGACAGACGAGGAGAAGGTGGCAGCCTGCGAGCTTTGTGTTCAAGCCGGCGCTGACTTCGTGAAGACGTCAACGGGCTTTGGCAAAGGGGGCGCTACCGCCGAGGACATCGCGCTTATGCGTCGTACAGTGGGTCCCGATATCGGGGTGAAGGCATCCGGCGGCGTCCGGGATTTGGAGACGGCGCTGCGCATGCTGCAGGCGGGGGCGAATCGGATCGGCGCGAGCTCAAGCGTGGCCATCGTGACAGGCGGTCAAGGCGAGGGCTACTAATCAGTGTCAGTTGATTGAAAAAGCTGAATAAAAGCTTGAAACGCCTTGCGCCGTCCACTCTAACAACTGGACGGCGCAAGGCGTTTTTTGTTTTACTTAAGCCAGCTTCTCGCAGCTAATGACGAGGCTGGCGCGGAGCTCCTCTCCAGGCGCCAGCATGATCAGCTCCTCGCGGCGGTTCATCTCGAACGGCATCGCCATCCACGGCTCGACGCAGACGAACGGGCGATCCTTGAGCGACCAGATGACCACATACTTGAATATGTCGTCGTAACGCAGCTTGACGCGGATGGAGGAGCTGACGGGGAAAGCAATCTCAGGCTGGGCCGCGTCCAGCAGACAGACGGATTCAACCAGGTCCTCCAGATCAAGCCGGCCGGTATAAGGCTTCTCTACGTTGTCGTTGAAGTCGATATACTTCGTCGCATCCGTCTCATAGGGAATGTCCTTGCCGCTGTCCAGGAGGAAGTAGGGATGGAAGCCGGCGTAGAAAGGAAGTGGCTCGCGGGTCCCTGTATTGCGATAATGCTGCTTCGTATGAAGCTCGCCGTTCACCAGCGAATAGGTGAAGAGCAGCTCGAAATCGAACGGATACGCTTCACGGGTCTCATTATTAGAGCGAAGCCTCAGCGTAACGGCGGCTTCTCCAGTCTCTGATGTGCCGACAACCTCCCATGGCGAGGTGCGCGCCACTCCGTGCTGCCCCATGCGGTATTCCTTGCCTTCCCACATATAGACGGAATCCTTGACGGGACCGCAGATGGGGAAGAGGATAGGATTGCCCCCGCGGATATTAGCCGTAGGATGGTCAAGCGTGGCGCGGTCCAGGTAGAACAGCTCGGCGCCTTGCAGCGTACAGCTTGTGACGATCCCGCCTCTCTCCGGGCATACGAGGACGCGAGAGGAGGTTGAGGGCTCCAGCAATTCATACATGGTATACGTTTCTTCCAAAATGCGAACTTCGAATGGTTTCACCAACGGTGGCAGCCTCCAGACATTTTTTTCTTATTGTGCCCTATTCCAAGGCATGAGTAAAGGGCCGCTCCGCGGGCTGCTGCCCCGGACCGGCCCTTAAGCTTTGTCATTCCTTTGCTTCGGCTGTTGCTTCTGCTTCCGTCGTTTCGGTCAAAGTGTTCGTAATTTTGGCTTTGCCGCGAATCTCTTCAAGCCAAGCGTTCGCCAGCTGGTTCGTCTCGTCGCTGGTCAGCTTCAGGCGAATCAGCTCCTTCTTCTCGTCGAAGTTGGCGGTGGAAGCTTCCTTGTAATCGGTTTTCTTAATAATGTGGTAGCCGAAGTCGCTTTGCACCACATCGCTGATCTGATCGATCTCCAGCGCGAATGCCGCATTGGCGAACGGCTCCACCATATCCGTCTTCGCAAAGAAGCCCAAATCTCCGCCGCCAGCTGCAGAACCGTCCGTGGATTTCGCCTGCGCCGTCTCCGCGAAGTCTGCGCCTGCCTTCAGCTCGGCAAGAATAGCGTCTGCCTCCTCCTTGGTTTCAACCAGGATGTGGGAAGCGCGCACTTGCTCCGGCGCTTCGCCGAGGCTGGATTTGTTCTGGTCAAAATAAGTCTGAATTTCCTCGTCCGTAACCTCCGTCTTAGGCTCCAGCACCTTGCGGAGCATCGCGCTGATGCGAACCTGATCGCGAAGATCGTCAACCGTCATGCCGTACTGCATAAGCTGGTTGTTGAAATCCTCTTCG
This genomic window contains:
- a CDS encoding peptidylprolyl isomerase yields the protein MNNKESQSTGQQTEGEAAQEKQEERYTYGEETTGAEPAEAAVTSESNDEGKEASRLAASETAAASAAAYSAADNNESGAGAPGKKGPIGWIVLSALLAAALIIVLVMNPLGGGGNGAVATVNGENITQDELYELLVDANGEAALDNLITEKLVQQEADAASISITDQDVTDEIDIIKLQFPSEEDFNNQLMQYGMTVDDLRDQVRISAMLRKVLEPKTEVTDEEIQTYFDQNKSSLGEAPEQVRASHILVETKEEADAILAELKAGADFAETAQAKSTDGSAAGGGDLGFFAKTDMVEPFANAAFALEIDQISDVVQSDFGYHIIKKTDYKEASTANFDEKKELIRLKLTSDETNQLANAWLEEIRGKAKITNTLTETTEAEATAEAKE
- a CDS encoding aldose epimerase, which encodes MKPFEVRILEETYTMYELLEPSTSSRVLVCPERGGIVTSCTLQGAELFYLDRATLDHPTANIRGGNPILFPICGPVKDSVYMWEGKEYRMGQHGVARTSPWEVVGTSETGEAAVTLRLRSNNETREAYPFDFELLFTYSLVNGELHTKQHYRNTGTREPLPFYAGFHPYFLLDSGKDIPYETDATKYIDFNDNVEKPYTGRLDLEDLVESVCLLDAAQPEIAFPVSSSIRVKLRYDDIFKYVVIWSLKDRPFVCVEPWMAMPFEMNRREELIMLAPGEELRASLVISCEKLA
- the deoC gene encoding deoxyribose-phosphate aldolase, which codes for MANQQAWSPAEVAGMIDHTILKADATKEDIMGVCREAREHQFATVCVNAGWVKLAAAELNGSGVGITTVVGFPLGATSTASKAFEAKQAIEDGATEIDMVLNIGLLKSGDKDAVRQDVEGVVAACKSKAALKVILETGMLTDEEKVAACELCVQAGADFVKTSTGFGKGGATAEDIALMRRTVGPDIGVKASGGVRDLETALRMLQAGANRIGASSSVAIVTGGQGEGY